From one Lolium rigidum isolate FL_2022 chromosome 4, APGP_CSIRO_Lrig_0.1, whole genome shotgun sequence genomic stretch:
- the LOC124649379 gene encoding SNF1-related protein kinase regulatory subunit beta-3: MDRQVRDDHEGVNVVGFEVPASPDSSYSNPIPGNEDEAREPPLVPPHLQHTLLSFPPSHDDSSSLPLPQPVVLNHLYIEKENSRSVVALGITHRFKAKFVTVVLYKPVQRR; encoded by the coding sequence GAAGGGGTGAATGTTGTTGGGTTTGAAGTCCCAGCATCACCAGATTCAAGCTACAGTAACCCTATTCCTGGAAATGAAGATGAAGCTCGGGAACCCCCATTGGTTCCTCCTCATTTGCAGCACACATTACTGAGCTTCCCGCCGAGCCACGACGACTCCAGCAGCCTCCCTCTGCCCCAACCCGTGGTACTCAACCACCTCTACATAGAAAAGGAGAACTCGAGGTCTGTCGTTGCCCTGGGGATCACGCACCGGTTTAAGGCGAAGTTTGTCACGGTCGTGCTTTACAAGCCAGTACAGAGGCGGTAG